From Amycolatopsis cihanbeyliensis, a single genomic window includes:
- a CDS encoding APC family permease produces the protein MRSGESSSQLVAAEAPAELTRHLGLGPAVALAITTVIGGGVLALPGAALREAGNSAFLGWLLAVLITVPLLAVFARLGATYPSAGGVAGFVRATFGRVGAAGVEVVLIGTFGLGMPAIALSGGAYLAAVFGWPASSAWIGAIALLLLGAGVLLGGGVLSSRVQAVLATVLTLALAAVGVVGLSSPVAEFTAPDLGVEGWSAAFAVVGIVFFGFTGWEIVAFTVGEYRDPRRDFPRVVGLSFVIVVGVYLLLAAGVQAVLDPASPRTETAPIAELFRVAISPTAASLVSVLGVLILAANLVGAMWGASRLIFSSAGTGVLPRPLSVLSGGGATPRRAVVAATALFLLVVGVSAAGFLSPRTMFRVAGQNFFLLYILSAVVFARVAATRTARTFGRLLACCLGVVVVVGFDPVTTAYAVALFALGCGVALRRGWWTGRVRGFRILGSPRPPST, from the coding sequence ATGCGATCCGGGGAGTCCAGCAGCCAGCTGGTGGCCGCCGAAGCTCCCGCGGAGCTGACCCGCCATCTCGGTCTCGGGCCCGCGGTCGCGCTGGCGATCACCACCGTCATCGGCGGTGGGGTACTGGCGCTGCCCGGTGCCGCGTTGCGGGAAGCCGGGAACAGTGCCTTCCTCGGCTGGCTGCTGGCGGTGTTGATCACCGTTCCGCTGCTCGCGGTCTTCGCCAGGCTCGGAGCCACCTACCCCTCCGCGGGTGGCGTCGCCGGTTTCGTGCGGGCCACGTTCGGGAGGGTCGGCGCCGCGGGTGTCGAGGTCGTGTTGATCGGCACTTTCGGCCTCGGTATGCCGGCGATCGCCCTCAGCGGTGGCGCCTACCTCGCCGCGGTGTTCGGCTGGCCGGCGAGTTCCGCCTGGATCGGCGCGATCGCCCTGCTGCTGCTCGGGGCCGGGGTGCTGCTCGGCGGTGGCGTGCTGTCCTCGAGGGTGCAGGCCGTGCTGGCGACGGTGCTGACCCTCGCGCTGGCCGCGGTCGGGGTGGTGGGTCTGTCCAGCCCGGTGGCCGAGTTCACCGCACCGGACCTGGGTGTCGAGGGCTGGAGCGCGGCCTTCGCCGTGGTGGGCATCGTCTTCTTCGGATTCACCGGGTGGGAGATCGTCGCGTTCACCGTCGGGGAGTACCGCGATCCGCGGCGGGACTTCCCTCGGGTGGTCGGGCTCAGCTTCGTCATCGTGGTCGGCGTGTACCTGCTGCTCGCGGCAGGCGTGCAGGCGGTGCTGGACCCGGCTTCCCCGCGTACCGAAACCGCGCCCATCGCCGAGCTGTTCCGCGTCGCAATCTCGCCGACCGCCGCGTCCCTGGTCTCCGTGCTCGGGGTGCTCATCCTGGCGGCAAATCTCGTCGGCGCCATGTGGGGTGCCTCGCGGCTGATCTTCTCCAGTGCCGGTACGGGCGTCTTACCCAGGCCGCTGTCGGTCCTGTCCGGGGGCGGCGCCACCCCGCGCCGCGCCGTCGTCGCGGCCACCGCGTTGTTCCTGCTGGTCGTCGGCGTGTCCGCGGCGGGCTTCCTCTCGCCGAGGACGATGTTCCGCGTCGCCGGGCAGAACTTCTTCCTGCTCTACATCCTGTCCGCGGTCGTGTTCGCCAGAGTGGCGGCGACCAGGACCGCGCGGACCTTCGGCAGGCTGCTGGCCTGCTGCCTCGGTGTGGTGGTGGTAGTCGGCTTCGACCCGGTGACCACCGCGTACGCCGTGGCGCTGTTCGCCCTCGGCTGCGGGGTCGCGCTGCGCCGGGGGTGGTGGACAGGGAGGGTCCGTGGCTTCAGGATCCTCGGGTCACCCCGGCCCCCGTCGACCTGA
- a CDS encoding LysR family transcriptional regulator yields MNFDRLQVLHAVAIHGSVSAAAAALTMTPSAASQQLAKLEREVGQKLLEREGRGVRLTDAASRLAEHAERILTLAEEAKADLQGRHGAVFGTLGIAAFATAARGLVPRVMTELRRTYPELTVHLHEREPGDAIALVDRGTVDIAVAQDWSPTPLTLPANLTRTMLFEDHADLALPLDHPLATRDVVELGEIAGEGWISWPHGSLCHEWLVRTVRHSGVEPRIAHTVAEHPTQLALVADGHGVGIVPRLGRGPVPSGVRLVPTRPALTRQIYAVWRSGASRRPSITAALRALGRPGTAPGEHTGANDRAGSGDRAAC; encoded by the coding sequence ATGAATTTCGACCGGCTCCAGGTGTTGCACGCGGTCGCGATCCACGGCTCGGTCAGCGCCGCGGCCGCGGCGCTGACGATGACGCCGTCGGCCGCCTCCCAGCAACTGGCCAAGCTCGAGCGTGAGGTCGGGCAGAAGCTCCTCGAACGGGAGGGCCGCGGGGTCCGGCTCACCGACGCCGCCTCCCGCCTCGCCGAGCACGCCGAGCGCATCCTGACCCTGGCGGAGGAAGCGAAAGCCGACCTCCAGGGCCGCCACGGAGCGGTGTTCGGAACGCTCGGTATCGCCGCGTTCGCCACCGCGGCGCGCGGCCTGGTTCCGCGGGTGATGACCGAGCTCAGGCGGACGTACCCGGAACTCACGGTGCACCTGCACGAGCGGGAGCCCGGGGACGCCATCGCGCTGGTGGACCGGGGAACCGTGGACATCGCCGTCGCGCAGGACTGGTCGCCGACGCCGTTGACGTTACCGGCGAACCTGACCAGGACGATGCTGTTCGAGGACCACGCCGACCTGGCGCTTCCGCTCGACCATCCGCTCGCCACCCGCGACGTGGTGGAACTCGGCGAGATCGCCGGGGAAGGCTGGATCAGTTGGCCGCACGGATCACTCTGCCACGAATGGCTCGTCCGGACCGTGCGGCACAGCGGCGTGGAGCCGCGGATCGCGCACACCGTGGCCGAACACCCCACCCAGCTCGCGCTGGTCGCCGACGGTCACGGCGTGGGGATCGTGCCGCGTCTCGGCCGTGGCCCGGTGCCCAGCGGCGTGCGCCTCGTGCCGACCCGACCCGCGCTGACCCGCCAGATCTACGCCGTGTGGCGGTCCGGAGCCAGCCGCAGACCGTCGATCACGGCGGCGCTGCGGGCACTCGGCAGGCCGGGGACGGCCCCTGGCGAGCACACGGGCGCGAATGACCGCGCTGGTTCCGGCGATCGGGCGGCCTGCTGA
- a CDS encoding PPOX class F420-dependent oxidoreductase, producing the protein MTFTETEHRYLAEQALGRLATIGTTGTPQNNPLTYRVNTDTGTIDIGGPHLSESQKYRNVQANPQVSLVVDDITAEPVGPGGQRGRGIEIRGVAEILHGVPPLMEGFSDELLRIHPRRIVAWNLDGPGPNARDVRTGTANTRT; encoded by the coding sequence ATGACCTTCACCGAGACCGAGCACCGGTACCTCGCCGAGCAGGCACTGGGCAGGCTGGCCACCATCGGCACCACCGGTACGCCGCAGAACAACCCGCTCACCTACCGGGTGAACACGGACACCGGAACCATCGACATCGGTGGTCCCCACCTCAGCGAGTCCCAGAAGTACCGCAACGTCCAGGCGAACCCACAGGTATCCCTTGTCGTCGACGACATCACCGCCGAACCGGTGGGCCCCGGCGGCCAACGCGGGCGTGGCATCGAGATTCGCGGCGTCGCCGAGATCCTGCACGGCGTGCCACCGCTGATGGAGGGCTTCAGCGACGAGTTGCTGCGCATCCACCCTCGGCGGATCGTGGCCTGGAACCTGGACGGGCCGGGGCCCAACGCCCGCGACGTCCGTACGGGAACGGCCAACACGCGGACGTAG
- a CDS encoding exodeoxyribonuclease III: MRIATWNVNSIGARLPRLRAWLESAAPDVLCVQELKCADDAFPREQLAELGYESASYGLGRWNGVAVLSRIGIEDVTRGLVDEPRYEEATEPRAIGATCGGVRVWSVYVPNGREPEHPHYQYKLRWLEALRATVAAETAATDKPFAVLGDFNIAPTDTDVWDISLFADSTHVTEAERKALAVLRDAGLTDVLPRPLKYDHPYTYWDYRALAFPKNRGMRIDLVYADATFGAAVGDAYVDREERKGKGSSDHAPVVVDLEL; encoded by the coding sequence ATGCGGATTGCGACCTGGAACGTGAACTCCATCGGCGCCCGGCTACCCCGGCTGCGTGCCTGGCTCGAATCAGCGGCACCGGACGTGCTGTGCGTGCAGGAACTCAAATGCGCCGATGACGCGTTCCCGCGGGAACAGCTGGCGGAGCTCGGCTACGAATCCGCCAGCTACGGGCTCGGCCGGTGGAACGGGGTGGCGGTGCTGTCCAGGATCGGGATCGAGGACGTGACCCGCGGGCTGGTCGACGAGCCACGGTACGAGGAGGCCACCGAACCCAGGGCGATCGGCGCGACCTGCGGCGGGGTGCGGGTGTGGTCGGTCTACGTGCCGAACGGGCGCGAGCCGGAACACCCGCACTACCAGTACAAGCTACGTTGGCTGGAGGCGCTGCGCGCGACCGTGGCCGCCGAGACGGCGGCGACGGACAAGCCGTTCGCGGTGCTGGGCGACTTCAACATCGCCCCCACCGACACCGATGTCTGGGACATCTCGCTGTTCGCCGACTCGACCCACGTCACCGAGGCCGAGCGTAAAGCCCTCGCCGTGCTGCGCGACGCCGGGCTCACCGATGTGCTGCCCCGGCCGCTGAAGTACGACCACCCCTACACCTACTGGGACTACCGAGCACTCGCCTTCCCGAAGAACCGCGGTATGCGCATCGACCTGGTCTACGCCGACGCCACGTTCGGGGCCGCGGTCGGCGACGCCTACGTCGACCGCGAGGAACGCAAGGGCAAGGGCTCATCCGACCACGCCCCGGTGGTCGTGGACCTGGAGTTGTAG
- a CDS encoding PH domain-containing protein, with the protein MVATVTEDQVLFRPRRVVWMCTPLAVVLLAVFVTVAMLLRDSDTGVIFQASDQVAMIGIGILLAGATMLFTRPRVRADTEGIEVRNVFTTRRFSWAEVLSVSFPDGASFARLELPDDEYYSVVAVQAVDRERAVLAVRTLRRLHKQARGE; encoded by the coding sequence ATGGTGGCGACCGTGACCGAGGATCAGGTGCTTTTCCGCCCGCGGCGGGTGGTCTGGATGTGTACCCCGCTGGCGGTCGTGCTGCTGGCCGTGTTCGTCACGGTGGCGATGCTGCTGCGCGACTCCGACACCGGCGTGATCTTCCAGGCCAGCGACCAGGTCGCGATGATCGGCATCGGGATCCTGCTCGCCGGCGCGACGATGCTGTTCACCCGGCCACGGGTGCGCGCCGACACCGAGGGCATCGAGGTGCGCAACGTGTTCACCACCCGGCGGTTCTCCTGGGCGGAGGTGCTGTCGGTGAGCTTCCCGGACGGCGCCTCGTTCGCCCGGCTGGAGCTGCCGGACGACGAGTACTACTCGGTGGTCGCCGTGCAGGCGGTGGATCGGGAACGGGCTGTACTGGCCGTGCGCACCCTGCGCCGCCTGCACAAGCAGGCCCGCGGCGAGTAG
- the ribH gene encoding 6,7-dimethyl-8-ribityllumazine synthase, with protein MSGAGRPETEPDLADCAGLRLAIAVTRWHPRITDSLLDNALKAARAAELAEEPTVVRVAGAVELPVVTQSLARTHDAVVALGVVVRGGTPHFEYVCDAVTAGLTRVALDESTPVGNGVLTCDTEQQALERAGLPESVEDKGREATVAALDTAQVLRGLRQPWNERGFV; from the coding sequence ATGAGCGGTGCAGGGCGGCCGGAGACCGAGCCGGACCTCGCCGACTGCGCGGGACTGCGGTTGGCGATCGCGGTGACCCGCTGGCACCCGCGGATCACCGACAGCCTGCTGGACAACGCGCTGAAGGCGGCGCGCGCGGCCGAACTCGCCGAGGAACCGACCGTGGTCCGGGTGGCGGGCGCGGTCGAACTGCCGGTGGTGACGCAGTCGCTGGCCCGCACCCATGACGCCGTGGTGGCGCTCGGGGTGGTCGTTCGGGGTGGCACCCCGCATTTCGAGTATGTGTGCGACGCGGTGACGGCCGGGCTGACCAGGGTGGCGCTGGACGAGAGCACGCCGGTCGGCAACGGCGTGCTGACCTGTGACACCGAGCAGCAGGCGCTGGAACGGGCCGGCCTTCCGGAGTCCGTCGAGGACAAGGGCAGGGAGGCGACCGTCGCGGCGCTGGACACCGCGCAGGTACTGCGTGGGCTGCGCCAGCCGTGGAATGAGCGGGGTTTCGTGTAG
- a CDS encoding bifunctional 3,4-dihydroxy-2-butanone-4-phosphate synthase/GTP cyclohydrolase II, whose product MSETVDSVAEPAEVGAEGDPGDIDLAIADIKAGRPVIVVDDEDRENEGDLIFAAEKATPELLAFMVRYTSGYVCTSLTGPDCDRLDLPPMYHSNQDQRGTAYTVTVDAADGITTGISAADRCHTIRLLADPKSTAGDFRRPGHVVPLRAKDGGVLRRPGHTEAAVDLARLAGLAPAGVLCEIVSQKDEGDMARRDELEVFAADHDLRLITIADLIAYRRRTESQVERVAEARIPLSAGTFRAVGYDSLLDGIEHIAFVYGDIGDGENILVRVHSECLTGDVFGSLRCDCGPQLEAALRVVAAEGRGVVLYIRGHEGRGIGLLHKLQAYQLQDDGADTVDANLALGVPADARDYGTGAQILCDLGVRSMRLLTNNPAKRVGLEGYGLRIAGRVPLPISPNPENLRYLQTKRDRMGHELAQLEHVDDVGAEMGELRNGGPA is encoded by the coding sequence ATGAGTGAGACAGTGGATTCGGTCGCGGAGCCGGCGGAGGTGGGCGCCGAAGGGGACCCGGGGGATATCGACCTGGCCATCGCGGACATCAAGGCCGGCCGGCCGGTCATCGTGGTGGACGACGAGGACCGGGAGAACGAGGGCGACCTGATCTTCGCGGCGGAGAAAGCCACACCCGAGCTGCTGGCGTTCATGGTCCGCTACACCTCCGGCTACGTGTGCACCTCGCTCACCGGTCCGGACTGCGACCGGCTCGACCTGCCGCCGATGTACCACTCGAACCAGGACCAGCGCGGGACCGCGTACACCGTCACCGTGGACGCGGCCGACGGCATCACCACCGGGATCTCGGCCGCCGACCGCTGCCACACCATCCGGCTGCTGGCCGACCCGAAGTCCACCGCGGGTGACTTCCGCAGGCCAGGGCACGTCGTCCCGCTGCGCGCCAAGGACGGTGGCGTGCTGCGCAGGCCGGGGCACACGGAGGCCGCCGTGGACCTCGCCCGGCTGGCCGGGCTGGCCCCCGCCGGGGTGCTCTGCGAGATCGTCTCGCAGAAGGACGAGGGCGATATGGCCCGCCGGGACGAGCTGGAGGTCTTCGCCGCCGACCACGATCTGCGGCTGATCACCATCGCCGACCTGATCGCCTACCGGCGGCGTACCGAGAGCCAGGTCGAGCGGGTGGCCGAGGCCCGGATCCCGCTCTCCGCCGGCACCTTCCGGGCGGTCGGCTATGACAGCCTGCTGGACGGGATCGAGCACATCGCCTTCGTGTACGGCGACATCGGCGACGGGGAGAACATCCTGGTCCGGGTGCACTCGGAGTGCCTGACCGGGGATGTGTTCGGCTCGCTGCGCTGCGACTGCGGCCCGCAGCTGGAGGCCGCGCTGCGGGTGGTCGCCGCCGAGGGGCGGGGGGTCGTGCTCTACATCCGCGGGCACGAGGGTCGCGGTATCGGCCTGCTGCACAAGCTGCAGGCCTACCAACTGCAGGACGACGGCGCGGACACCGTGGACGCCAACCTGGCCCTCGGCGTGCCCGCCGACGCGCGGGACTACGGCACCGGCGCGCAGATCCTGTGCGACCTCGGGGTGCGGTCGATGCGGCTGCTCACCAACAACCCGGCCAAGCGGGTCGGGCTGGAGGGCTACGGCCTGCGGATCGCAGGCAGGGTCCCGCTGCCGATCTCACCCAACCCGGAGAACCTGCGGTACCTGCAGACCAAGCGGGACCGGATGGGACATGAGCTGGCCCAGCTCGAACACGTCGATGACGTCGGTGCGGAGATGGGTGAGCTACGCAATGGTGGGCCGGCGTGA
- a CDS encoding riboflavin synthase, whose product MFTGIVEELGEVTGVEQLPNAARMTVRGPRVTEDAAHGDSIAVNGVCLTVVDVAGGEFGVDVVDETLQRSGMAKVQVGDRVNLERATAVGERLGGHIMQGHVDGTGVFLTRDPQGLATFAMPPALSRYLVQKGSIAVDGVSLTVAATSAEEFQVALIPTTLELTTLGRREPGDLVNLEVDVLAKYVEKLASAHLPGQAKEHHGGTEEWS is encoded by the coding sequence GTGTTCACCGGCATTGTCGAGGAGCTCGGCGAGGTTACCGGCGTCGAGCAGCTACCGAACGCGGCGCGGATGACGGTACGCGGGCCTCGGGTGACCGAGGACGCGGCGCACGGGGACTCCATCGCCGTGAACGGGGTGTGCCTGACCGTGGTCGACGTGGCCGGGGGCGAGTTCGGCGTCGACGTGGTGGACGAGACGTTGCAGCGTTCCGGCATGGCGAAGGTGCAGGTGGGGGATCGGGTGAACCTGGAGCGGGCGACGGCCGTCGGGGAGCGGCTGGGGGGCCACATCATGCAGGGGCACGTGGACGGGACAGGGGTGTTCCTTACCCGGGACCCGCAGGGCCTCGCCACCTTCGCCATGCCGCCCGCGCTGTCCAGGTACCTGGTGCAGAAGGGTTCGATCGCGGTGGACGGCGTGTCGCTGACCGTGGCTGCCACCTCGGCCGAGGAGTTTCAGGTGGCACTCATCCCGACCACCCTCGAGCTCACCACGCTGGGCCGGCGCGAGCCGGGCGATCTGGTCAACCTCGAAGTAGACGTACTGGCGAAGTACGTTGAGAAACTGGCCTCCGCACACCTACCCGGCCAGGCCAAGGAGCATCATGGGGGTACGGAGGAATGGTCATGA
- the ribD gene encoding bifunctional diaminohydroxyphosphoribosylaminopyrimidine deaminase/5-amino-6-(5-phosphoribosylamino)uracil reductase RibD: MNERARLERAMRTAIALSESARGWTSPNPPVGAVILDEKGVVAGQGATQPPGGPHAEVVALRHAGLRALGGTAVVTLEPCAHHGRTPPCADALVAAGVRAVHYAVADPGPVAGGGAKALHAAGVEAEGGLLAGEVEAGPLRAWLHYARTGRPHVTWKYAATLDGRAAAADGTSRWISCPESRTEVHAVRAKADAIVVGTGTVRADDPALTARTPGGHQADHQPLRVVVGTGTVPDGARVLDAVAPTAMLRTRDPDVVLAELAERGAVDVLLEGGPRLAGGFAAAGRIDRILAFVAPALLGAGPTALGDAGVSTITEAHRWAVEGVTMSGKDVRISAVPARAGEE; this comes from the coding sequence ATGAACGAACGTGCGCGGCTGGAGCGGGCCATGCGGACCGCCATCGCGCTGAGCGAGTCGGCACGCGGCTGGACCAGCCCGAACCCACCGGTCGGGGCGGTGATCCTGGACGAGAAGGGGGTCGTGGCCGGGCAGGGCGCCACCCAGCCGCCCGGCGGTCCGCACGCCGAGGTGGTCGCGCTGCGGCATGCCGGGCTGCGCGCGCTGGGCGGGACCGCGGTGGTGACGCTCGAGCCCTGCGCGCACCACGGGCGCACTCCGCCCTGCGCGGACGCGTTGGTCGCGGCCGGGGTGCGTGCCGTGCACTACGCCGTCGCCGACCCCGGCCCGGTCGCCGGGGGCGGGGCGAAGGCCCTGCACGCCGCCGGGGTGGAGGCCGAGGGTGGCCTGCTGGCCGGCGAGGTCGAGGCGGGTCCGCTGCGTGCCTGGCTGCACTACGCGCGCACCGGGCGGCCACATGTGACCTGGAAGTACGCGGCCACCCTCGATGGGAGGGCCGCCGCGGCCGACGGGACCAGCAGGTGGATCTCCTGCCCGGAGTCCAGGACCGAGGTGCACGCCGTGCGGGCCAAGGCCGACGCGATCGTGGTCGGCACCGGCACGGTGCGCGCCGACGACCCCGCGCTCACCGCGCGCACCCCCGGCGGCCACCAGGCCGATCACCAGCCGCTGCGGGTCGTGGTCGGCACCGGCACGGTCCCGGACGGCGCGCGGGTGCTGGACGCGGTGGCCCCGACGGCGATGCTGCGTACCCGCGACCCGGATGTGGTGCTCGCCGAGCTCGCCGAGCGCGGGGCGGTGGATGTGCTGCTGGAAGGCGGGCCGCGACTGGCCGGCGGATTCGCCGCGGCGGGCCGGATCGACCGGATCCTCGCCTTCGTCGCGCCTGCCCTGCTCGGCGCGGGTCCGACGGCACTCGGCGACGCGGGCGTGTCGACCATCACCGAAGCACACCGCTGGGCGGTCGAAGGGGTCACCATGAGTGGAAAAGACGTGCGGATCTCCGCCGTACCGGCCCGCGCCGGAGAGGAGTAG
- the rpe gene encoding ribulose-phosphate 3-epimerase: MIAPSILSADFARLGEEITAVAGTGEERADWVHVDVMDGHFVPNLTLGLPVVRALLQASDVPLDCHLMIDDPDRWAPGYAEAGAYNVTVHAEAAHDPVRLAKDLRAAGAKAGLSIKPDTPLEDHLEVLKHYDTLLVMSVEPGFGGQSFIPEVLAKVRTARRLVDTGHLRVLVEIDGGINTETIERAAEAGVDCFVAGSAVYGAEDPGRAVAALRTQAARAGR; the protein is encoded by the coding sequence CTGATCGCACCGAGCATCCTTTCCGCCGACTTCGCCCGCCTCGGCGAGGAGATCACCGCTGTCGCCGGCACCGGGGAGGAGCGGGCGGACTGGGTGCACGTGGACGTCATGGACGGGCATTTCGTCCCCAACCTGACCCTCGGGTTGCCGGTTGTACGAGCGTTGTTGCAGGCCAGCGACGTGCCACTGGACTGCCACCTGATGATCGACGACCCGGATCGGTGGGCGCCGGGCTACGCCGAGGCCGGCGCGTACAACGTGACGGTGCACGCGGAGGCCGCGCATGACCCGGTCCGCCTCGCCAAGGACCTGCGTGCGGCGGGCGCCAAGGCGGGACTGTCGATCAAGCCGGACACCCCGCTCGAGGACCACCTCGAGGTGCTGAAGCACTACGACACCCTGCTGGTGATGTCCGTGGAGCCCGGATTCGGCGGGCAGTCCTTCATCCCGGAGGTGCTGGCGAAGGTGCGCACCGCGCGGCGGCTGGTGGACACCGGGCACCTGCGGGTCCTGGTGGAGATCGACGGCGGGATCAACACCGAGACCATCGAGCGGGCGGCCGAGGCCGGAGTGGACTGCTTCGTGGCCGGATCGGCCGTCTACGGCGCCGAGGACCCCGGCCGCGCCGTCGCGGCGCTGCGCACGCAGGCCGCGCGCGCGGGGCGCTGA
- a CDS encoding FAD-dependent oxidoreductase has product MRGRSAGQPAGATRPDVLVLGAGVIGLSTAVCLAEAGHRVRVWAERLPAETTSAVASGVWVPGLTPRDLEWSRVTLAELSALAGREGTGVHPEWGLEVSDLSDEQPVWAAELPEMRPCRPDELPPGMRTGLWARVPMIDLPVYLDFLGTRLAEAGAELRRRAVGDLAEAAAAAPVVVNCTGVAAGRLAGDPRVRPVRGQHVVVRNPGVEHFYIEAVDSTEWTGFFPHGDRVLLAGVSQPGDWSLEPDPEVAEGILRRCARIEPRFAEAEVLGHLVGLRPGREAARLEEERVGSARVVHNYGHGGEGVSLSWGSARAVERLLTSWRGRSW; this is encoded by the coding sequence ATGCGCGGTCGATCTGCCGGTCAACCTGCCGGCGCAACCCGTCCCGACGTGCTGGTACTCGGCGCCGGCGTGATCGGGCTGAGTACTGCCGTATGTCTCGCCGAAGCCGGGCACCGGGTGCGGGTGTGGGCCGAGCGGCTGCCCGCCGAAACCACCTCGGCGGTGGCCAGTGGGGTGTGGGTACCCGGGCTCACTCCACGTGATCTCGAGTGGAGCCGGGTCACCCTCGCCGAGCTGTCCGCGTTGGCCGGGCGGGAGGGCACCGGGGTGCATCCGGAGTGGGGACTCGAGGTGTCCGACCTTTCGGACGAGCAACCCGTGTGGGCCGCCGAACTGCCCGAGATGCGGCCGTGTCGCCCGGATGAGCTTCCACCCGGCATGCGCACCGGTCTGTGGGCCCGGGTTCCGATGATCGACTTGCCGGTTTACCTGGACTTTCTTGGCACCCGCCTGGCGGAGGCCGGTGCGGAGCTGCGGCGGCGGGCGGTGGGTGACCTTGCCGAGGCGGCCGCCGCGGCGCCGGTGGTGGTCAACTGCACCGGGGTGGCCGCAGGGCGGCTGGCAGGCGACCCGCGGGTGCGGCCGGTGCGCGGCCAGCACGTGGTGGTGCGCAACCCCGGCGTCGAGCACTTCTACATCGAGGCCGTGGATTCCACCGAGTGGACCGGCTTCTTCCCGCATGGCGATCGGGTGCTGCTGGCAGGGGTCAGCCAGCCGGGCGACTGGAGTCTCGAGCCGGACCCGGAGGTCGCGGAGGGGATCCTGCGCCGGTGCGCGCGGATCGAGCCGCGATTCGCCGAAGCGGAGGTGCTCGGCCACCTGGTCGGGTTGCGGCCGGGGCGGGAGGCCGCCCGGCTGGAGGAGGAGCGAGTCGGGTCGGCGAGAGTGGTACACAACTACGGGCACGGCGGGGAGGGGGTCAGCCTGTCCTGGGGGAGCGCCCGCGCGGTTGAGCGCCTGCTCACCTCCTGGCGGGGGCGGTCTTGGTAG